The following coding sequences lie in one Rhodohalobacter barkolensis genomic window:
- the ald gene encoding alanine dehydrogenase → MIIGVPKEIKTLENRVSLQPGGVHQLINNGHQVLVEKGAGLGSGFTDEMYESNGATIIDDVEELWKQAGMIMKVKEPIKEEYPRMREGQIIFTYFHFAASRELTEAVQESKCIAIAYETVEKKDGSLPLLVPMSEVAGRMAAQEGAKYLEKTFGGRGVLMGGIPGVPPANVLVLGGGIVGVNAAKIAAGMGASTTILDINIPKLRYLDDVMPKNVRTLFSTEGNIRNLLPTTDLIIGAVLIPGAKAPSLISKDMLSLMRPGTVMVDVAIDQGGCFETSKATTHDEPIYMVDDVVHYCVANMPGAVPYTSTLGLTNVTLPYAVQIANKGWEKAINDDPELRMGLNIADGKIVYKYVADAFDMEYTPIDDVM, encoded by the coding sequence ATGATTATTGGAGTTCCTAAAGAGATAAAAACTCTTGAGAATCGTGTTTCTTTGCAACCGGGTGGAGTTCATCAATTGATAAATAACGGGCATCAGGTTCTTGTAGAAAAGGGTGCAGGTCTGGGAAGCGGTTTTACAGACGAAATGTACGAAAGTAATGGAGCAACCATCATCGATGATGTAGAAGAGCTTTGGAAACAAGCCGGCATGATCATGAAAGTAAAAGAACCGATTAAAGAGGAATACCCTAGGATGCGTGAAGGTCAGATTATCTTCACCTACTTTCACTTTGCGGCCAGCCGTGAACTGACTGAAGCCGTTCAAGAATCGAAATGTATAGCCATTGCATACGAAACTGTTGAGAAAAAAGATGGATCCCTTCCTCTGCTTGTTCCGATGAGTGAGGTTGCCGGACGTATGGCGGCTCAGGAAGGTGCTAAATATCTCGAAAAAACATTTGGCGGACGAGGCGTATTAATGGGAGGTATTCCCGGAGTGCCACCTGCAAACGTACTGGTACTCGGTGGAGGTATTGTGGGTGTAAATGCCGCTAAAATTGCTGCAGGAATGGGGGCCAGTACAACTATTCTGGATATAAATATTCCTAAGCTGCGCTATTTAGATGATGTGATGCCGAAAAATGTTCGTACACTTTTTTCTACGGAAGGAAATATCAGAAACTTGCTTCCTACAACGGACCTGATTATTGGTGCTGTACTAATACCCGGAGCTAAAGCGCCAAGCCTAATCAGCAAAGATATGTTGAGTCTGATGAGACCCGGAACGGTTATGGTTGACGTTGCCATTGATCAGGGTGGATGTTTCGAAACTTCGAAAGCCACTACGCATGATGAGCCGATCTATATGGTTGATGACGTTGTTCACTACTGTGTAGCTAACATGCCGGGTGCTGTTCCTTACACTTCAACGTTAGGACTGACCAATGTAACACTTCCTTACGCTGTTCAGATAGCGAACAAAGGTTGGGAAAAAGCAATTAATGATGATCCTGAACTGAGAATGGGACTTAACATAGCTGATGGAAAAATTGTTTATAAATATGTTGCAGATGCATTTGATATGGAATACACTCCCATTGACGACGTGATGTAA
- a CDS encoding citrate/2-methylcitrate synthase yields MAHHNLDNIDTSEYPHINRGLDGIVAFSTTKSSIDGQKGELIYSGYNIDVLAEKATFEEVCFLLWNDRLPNKSELDELKNELISQRNLPKPVLEYIKTTNKNAEPMAVLRTAVSMLSDFETENSGDKAKDSRKHAIAMTAQIPAIIAAFDRSRKGKKIVSPLKEGSTAYNFLYMLNGEKPGDAAEKTMDLCLILHAEHGMNASTFTARTICATESDMFSAVTGAIGALKGPLHGGANTAVMNTLLELEKEGDSADAVAFTKKKLENKEKIMGFGHRVYKTFDPRAFHLRKMSKKLSEETGHEKLYEWSEDMMKTMKDEKDIDPNVDFFSATVYYSIGIQPDLFTCIFTMSRVSGWSAHYIEQSENNRLVRPRALYIGEKNLEWTPVEKR; encoded by the coding sequence ATGGCGCACCATAATCTGGATAATATCGATACAAGCGAATATCCACACATCAACAGGGGTTTAGACGGTATTGTAGCTTTTTCTACCACCAAGAGCTCAATTGACGGACAAAAAGGTGAACTCATCTATTCAGGGTATAATATTGATGTACTTGCAGAAAAGGCAACATTCGAAGAAGTATGCTTTCTGCTTTGGAATGACAGACTGCCAAACAAGTCTGAGCTTGATGAACTGAAAAATGAGTTGATTAGCCAACGTAATTTACCCAAGCCGGTTTTGGAGTATATCAAAACTACCAACAAAAACGCTGAGCCGATGGCGGTTCTCAGAACAGCTGTTTCCATGCTTTCAGATTTTGAAACAGAAAATTCCGGGGATAAAGCCAAAGACAGCCGGAAGCATGCGATTGCAATGACGGCTCAAATTCCAGCTATTATTGCTGCATTCGACAGATCTCGAAAAGGAAAAAAGATTGTTTCTCCTCTGAAGGAAGGAAGTACAGCTTATAATTTTCTATATATGCTAAACGGCGAGAAGCCGGGTGATGCAGCTGAGAAAACCATGGATCTCTGCCTTATACTTCATGCAGAACATGGAATGAACGCTTCAACTTTCACCGCCAGAACCATCTGTGCTACTGAATCTGACATGTTCTCAGCTGTTACAGGTGCTATTGGTGCGCTTAAAGGCCCACTACACGGTGGAGCAAATACCGCTGTAATGAATACTCTACTCGAGCTTGAAAAAGAAGGCGACAGCGCGGATGCCGTTGCGTTTACCAAGAAAAAGCTTGAGAACAAAGAAAAGATTATGGGTTTTGGTCACAGAGTGTACAAAACATTCGACCCGCGTGCCTTCCACCTAAGAAAAATGTCGAAAAAATTATCTGAAGAGACCGGACATGAAAAACTCTATGAGTGGTCTGAAGATATGATGAAAACCATGAAGGATGAGAAGGATATTGATCCTAATGTGGATTTCTTCTCAGCAACGGTTTACTACTCAATTGGTATTCAACCGGATCTTTTTACATGTATATTTACCATGAGTCGCGTAAGCGGATGGTCTGCTCACTACATTGAACAATCAGAGAATAATCGTCTGGTTCGTCCAAGAGCGCTCTACATAGGTGAGAAAAACCTGGAATGGACGCCTGTTGAAAAGAGATAA
- the mazG gene encoding nucleoside triphosphate pyrophosphohydrolase, translating to MKPSRNFEDLVELISILRKECPWDRKQTHHSIKDNLIEEAYEAVEAIDNNDMDELKKELGDLLLHVVFQTKMASETKHFEMGDVIYNISEKLIRRHPHVFGNTVADEENQVAANWEAIKLKEGRDSILDGVPKHLPGLIRAQRMQEKAANVGFDWAEWKLAWNKLNEEIDEWREAVANQTAKEQQDEFGDLLFSLVNVGRLLGLNAEDAIRGANRKFTYRFQHIEKSLKERERSIVDASLEEMDQLWEDAKKNEGS from the coding sequence ATGAAGCCATCTCGAAATTTTGAAGACCTGGTAGAACTTATTTCCATTTTAAGAAAAGAGTGCCCCTGGGATCGAAAACAGACTCACCACAGTATTAAAGACAACCTCATCGAAGAGGCCTATGAAGCTGTAGAAGCGATCGACAATAATGATATGGATGAGTTGAAAAAGGAACTTGGTGATCTGCTTCTTCACGTCGTTTTTCAAACCAAGATGGCCTCAGAAACCAAGCATTTTGAAATGGGTGACGTGATCTACAACATCTCGGAAAAACTGATTCGGCGCCATCCTCACGTATTTGGAAATACAGTGGCTGATGAGGAAAACCAGGTAGCCGCCAACTGGGAAGCCATTAAACTAAAAGAGGGTCGGGACTCTATTCTCGATGGCGTTCCTAAACATCTGCCCGGACTTATCAGAGCTCAGCGTATGCAGGAAAAAGCGGCAAATGTCGGTTTTGATTGGGCAGAGTGGAAACTCGCCTGGAATAAACTGAATGAAGAGATTGATGAATGGCGGGAAGCAGTAGCAAATCAAACGGCAAAGGAACAGCAGGATGAATTTGGGGATCTGCTTTTCAGTTTAGTCAATGTTGGACGACTGCTTGGATTGAATGCAGAAGATGCAATAAGAGGTGCAAATAGAAAATTTACCTATCGATTTCAGCATATCGAGAAAAGTTTAAAAGAGAGGGAAAGATCTATCGTAGATGCTTCATTGGAGGAGATGGATCAGCTATGGGAAGATGCAAAGAAAAATGAAGGGAGTTAA
- a CDS encoding asparagine synthetase B — protein MRSKFTALLLLLFLGSGFFHLQAQNRVLIPMDGSQTNHLKAYGIIFNHLNEGETGQWLLNYRGGSFLTTETQDIIRKSRIRNVKVEVITESQAAQIIGEVENPGVNMSAVNLEAAPKIAVYSPPGSLPWDDAVTLVLDYAEIPYDTVYDRQVLSGELADYDWLHLHHEDFTGQFGKFWGMYQNAPWYITQVQDKQELATELGYEKVSQLKLDIVHEIRDFVGNGGFMFAMCSATDTFDISLAAEGLDIIPREIDGDPIDNDVNNRLNFNETFAFEGFEVITDPYEYEHSTIDIEVDLNRISESLDFFTLFDFSAKWDPVPSMLTQNHVSSIRGFYGQATAFQRDKIKNSAVILAESPGRDQVKYVHGNYGNGTFTFYGGHDPEDYTHRVGDPPTDLSLHTNSPGYRLILNNILFPAAEKKKKQT, from the coding sequence ATGAGATCCAAGTTTACAGCTTTATTATTACTTCTATTTTTGGGTTCAGGTTTCTTTCATCTGCAAGCCCAGAATCGTGTTTTAATTCCAATGGATGGTTCACAAACCAATCACCTGAAAGCTTATGGAATTATTTTTAATCATCTGAATGAAGGCGAAACCGGACAATGGTTGCTGAACTACCGAGGCGGTAGTTTTTTAACAACCGAAACTCAGGATATTATTCGAAAGAGCAGGATCAGAAATGTTAAGGTTGAAGTAATTACTGAGTCTCAGGCAGCACAAATCATCGGTGAAGTGGAAAATCCTGGAGTAAACATGTCGGCTGTTAATCTTGAAGCTGCCCCAAAAATAGCGGTCTACTCTCCTCCCGGTTCACTTCCTTGGGATGATGCGGTTACCCTGGTACTTGACTATGCTGAAATTCCTTACGACACAGTTTACGACCGACAAGTACTTTCAGGTGAACTGGCTGATTATGATTGGCTGCATCTCCATCACGAAGATTTTACAGGGCAGTTTGGGAAGTTCTGGGGTATGTACCAAAATGCTCCGTGGTATATCACTCAGGTTCAGGATAAACAGGAGCTGGCAACTGAGTTGGGTTACGAAAAAGTTAGCCAGCTAAAACTGGATATCGTACATGAAATACGTGACTTTGTTGGAAATGGCGGGTTTATGTTTGCGATGTGTTCGGCAACGGACACTTTTGATATTTCATTGGCTGCCGAAGGATTAGACATTATTCCAAGAGAAATCGATGGGGACCCGATTGATAACGATGTGAATAACCGTCTCAATTTTAACGAAACCTTCGCATTCGAAGGATTTGAAGTTATAACCGACCCGTACGAGTATGAACACTCCACCATCGATATTGAAGTAGATTTAAACCGTATCAGCGAGAGTCTTGACTTTTTTACCCTGTTCGATTTTTCTGCCAAATGGGATCCGGTTCCTTCTATGCTTACACAAAATCACGTGAGCAGTATCCGCGGTTTTTATGGTCAGGCCACGGCTTTTCAGCGAGACAAAATTAAAAACAGTGCCGTCATTCTCGCCGAGTCGCCCGGACGTGATCAGGTGAAATATGTGCATGGCAACTACGGAAACGGAACCTTTACATTTTACGGAGGTCACGATCCTGAGGATTACACACATCGTGTTGGTGATCCTCCGACTGACCTGAGCCTTCATACCAATAGCCCCGGGTACCGATTGATCCTTAATAATATCCTGTTCCCCGCTGCAGAGAAGAAAAAGAAACAGACGTGA
- a CDS encoding tetratricopeptide repeat protein, which yields MLYRSIFFTGLIFLFFVDIGISQNRDFQSANRLMQQQNYEEAIPILSELHEQNPSSYVYFDRLIDALINVNNLNRAEEIVQKQIERGFVTLQAKGKLGEIQHMKGNRDKAIEIWSEAIENNSQNIQAYYTIASSMNNRREYDEAIKTYRQAQEIHNNQTLFLNELANTYMQAGRFDESVSEYYRLILESPRQMAIVQQRFFQMQDNNLYEIASFELEDLMMDLSTSHEAYAELYQLLSWLLLETEEYERAYNFARFYEEETSYTVYSLFSLGNRFLSAKQFPFAENAYKYYNESTNLTTRYRSFDELSNTYLQWAQYAEQNNLVPADSIRVLYQKSYDTSEELIDQDSDYQQINRVLARLVDLSLDIFKDPEDAEKWFSKLQQNAGSDDPYTLYAEGRISIFNNNFSRARQQLARADRATDQSDLSEKVRYFSALSDFFAGDSEFAEIQLRSLERRNSSYYANDAIKLRIWIQDGLRADTTGSVLDSLGEGMFSLHTGNFNNALEILEPIWDNPRNPFADDLSVELTSTLPEDFTAFKLQLLNRQIETNSQTPLLERLMWDRALLVEQIVNGRIVINRNLSAEDKFFSSDVKTEFTRDESEEFFEDLVISFPDGFYASYAREKLQQFQNGYLQ from the coding sequence ATGCTATATCGATCTATTTTTTTTACCGGTCTGATTTTCCTGTTTTTCGTTGATATCGGAATTTCACAAAATAGGGATTTTCAATCTGCCAACCGGCTGATGCAGCAACAGAATTATGAAGAAGCCATTCCAATTTTGTCTGAACTACATGAACAAAATCCTTCATCTTATGTTTACTTTGATCGCTTGATTGATGCATTGATCAACGTCAATAATTTGAATCGAGCAGAAGAGATAGTTCAAAAACAGATCGAACGCGGCTTCGTAACACTTCAGGCAAAAGGTAAACTCGGTGAAATTCAGCATATGAAAGGAAATCGAGACAAAGCTATCGAGATCTGGAGTGAAGCAATTGAAAATAATTCTCAAAACATACAGGCTTACTACACAATTGCATCATCGATGAACAATCGCAGGGAATATGATGAGGCCATTAAAACCTATCGTCAAGCTCAGGAGATCCATAACAATCAAACTCTCTTCCTTAACGAACTCGCCAATACCTATATGCAGGCCGGGCGATTTGATGAATCTGTAAGTGAGTATTATCGGTTAATCCTTGAATCTCCCCGTCAAATGGCTATTGTTCAGCAGCGGTTTTTCCAAATGCAAGACAATAATCTATATGAGATTGCCTCTTTTGAGCTGGAGGATTTAATGATGGATCTTTCTACATCTCATGAAGCCTATGCCGAGCTTTATCAACTTTTAAGCTGGCTCCTACTTGAAACGGAAGAGTATGAACGCGCGTATAATTTCGCTCGCTTTTATGAAGAAGAGACGTCATACACTGTATATTCACTGTTCTCACTGGGTAACCGTTTTCTCTCTGCCAAACAGTTTCCTTTTGCGGAAAATGCTTATAAGTATTACAACGAAAGTACAAATTTAACCACTCGTTATCGTTCTTTTGATGAGCTTAGCAACACGTACCTGCAGTGGGCTCAGTATGCCGAACAGAACAACCTCGTACCGGCAGATTCTATTCGTGTACTCTATCAAAAATCTTATGACACCTCAGAGGAGTTGATTGACCAAGATTCTGATTATCAACAGATAAACAGAGTTTTAGCCCGTTTGGTTGATTTGTCTCTGGATATTTTTAAAGATCCGGAAGATGCCGAAAAATGGTTTTCAAAATTACAGCAAAATGCAGGATCCGATGATCCATACACTCTTTATGCCGAAGGAAGAATTTCCATCTTCAATAACAACTTTAGCAGAGCCCGCCAGCAATTGGCACGGGCTGACCGCGCAACCGATCAATCCGACCTCTCCGAAAAAGTTCGATATTTCTCCGCCCTTTCTGACTTTTTTGCGGGTGACTCCGAGTTTGCAGAAATACAGCTGAGATCGCTGGAACGTAGAAATTCATCTTATTATGCAAATGATGCGATTAAACTTCGTATATGGATTCAGGATGGATTGCGAGCAGATACAACAGGTTCCGTATTAGATAGTCTGGGCGAAGGAATGTTTTCTCTTCATACCGGGAATTTCAATAACGCCTTAGAAATTTTGGAGCCTATTTGGGATAACCCCAGAAATCCATTTGCGGATGATTTATCTGTCGAATTGACCTCAACACTGCCCGAAGATTTTACAGCGTTCAAACTTCAACTTCTCAACCGGCAAATTGAAACGAATTCACAAACTCCCCTGCTCGAACGGCTGATGTGGGATCGTGCTCTGCTGGTTGAACAGATTGTAAATGGAAGAATTGTTATCAACAGGAATTTATCTGCGGAGGATAAATTTTTCAGTTCAGATGTAAAAACTGAGTTTACACGAGATGAATCCGAGGAGTTTTTTGAAGATCTTGTAATCTCTTTTCCTGATGGTTTTTACGCTTCGTATGCACGAGAAAAATTACAACAGTTTCAAAATGGATATTTGCAATGA
- a CDS encoding Maf family protein — protein sequence MEIILASASPRRSYLLKQINLNFTVSPSDIEEVMDDSMNPKELVQSLALQKGESVLQQHPNSFIIAADTIVSLNGSYLGKPQNKDDAKEMLARMSDQTHEVYSGVYLALTHQNGTLIKHRTFSEETKVTFGALEKSEIERYVSTGSPMDKAGSYGIQDDFGAVFVKKINGDYNNVVGFPLFKFYDQVKLHFPNVFKQLFY from the coding sequence ATGGAAATCATCCTGGCTTCGGCTAGTCCCCGACGGTCTTATTTGCTCAAACAGATCAATCTGAATTTTACTGTATCCCCTTCTGATATCGAAGAAGTGATGGATGATAGTATGAATCCAAAAGAACTGGTTCAGTCCCTAGCGCTTCAGAAAGGAGAATCGGTGCTTCAGCAACATCCAAATTCGTTTATAATTGCCGCTGATACCATTGTATCTCTGAACGGCAGCTATCTCGGTAAGCCTCAGAACAAAGATGACGCAAAAGAGATGCTTGCCAGGATGAGTGATCAAACCCATGAAGTATACAGCGGCGTATATCTGGCTTTAACACACCAAAATGGAACTTTAATAAAACATCGAACCTTTTCTGAAGAGACGAAAGTTACATTTGGGGCGTTAGAAAAATCGGAAATAGAACGTTATGTCTCAACCGGCAGTCCAATGGATAAAGCCGGATCGTACGGCATTCAGGATGATTTCGGAGCTGTATTCGTTAAAAAAATTAATGGCGATTACAATAACGTTGTTGGGTTTCCACTTTTCAAATTTTATGATCAGGTAAAACTGCACTTTCCAAACGTGTTTAAACAACTGTTTTATTAA
- a CDS encoding DUF3098 domain-containing protein, translating to MSAKQRRNKNKKKKPMLFTPLNYKLLGLGVLLVVIGFTAMRLENEVYGIISLYFSPIIILSGYVVVIYSILKRDHKLEDSSPKTSS from the coding sequence ATGAGTGCGAAGCAACGAAGGAATAAGAATAAGAAAAAGAAACCGATGCTATTTACTCCTTTAAATTATAAACTTTTGGGATTGGGGGTACTGTTGGTTGTGATTGGTTTTACGGCAATGAGACTTGAAAATGAAGTATATGGTATTATATCACTCTATTTTTCACCTATCATTATACTGTCAGGTTATGTTGTAGTAATCTATTCTATATTGAAACGAGACCATAAACTTGAGGATTCATCACCCAAAACCTCATCTTAA
- a CDS encoding DUF92 domain-containing protein yields MILAGMGLSILVAYIAFFLNWITLDATKAAVVLGTVTFGFGGIWLALALIFFFISSSLVTQRKRQNGVDAGSVPLRSEDPYHNSRRDGYQVWANGFWVAVFCLLWFQFKQDYLLLSAYGVIAAATADTWATELGSKKPGRTRLITNFRKVNPGTDGGISLRGTLAAMIGSSAIASILLIQPDSNSLHIFIAIAAAGFLGSVADSYLGAYLQTKNVHRFRPDRLIERDAMFKNCFVNWLATGIGGMLTLITIKIITL; encoded by the coding sequence ATGATCTTAGCTGGAATGGGCCTATCCATATTAGTTGCGTATATAGCTTTTTTTCTCAATTGGATTACACTCGATGCAACCAAAGCTGCTGTCGTATTAGGAACCGTAACGTTTGGTTTTGGTGGCATATGGCTGGCACTTGCACTGATTTTTTTCTTCATAAGTAGCAGCCTGGTTACTCAAAGGAAAAGACAAAATGGAGTAGATGCCGGTTCAGTTCCTCTGCGGTCTGAAGATCCCTATCATAACAGCAGAAGGGATGGCTATCAGGTGTGGGCCAATGGATTTTGGGTAGCGGTGTTCTGCCTGCTCTGGTTTCAATTCAAGCAAGACTATCTGCTACTCTCTGCATATGGTGTAATAGCTGCCGCAACTGCAGATACCTGGGCTACTGAACTGGGTTCAAAAAAACCTGGAAGAACCCGATTGATAACCAATTTCAGAAAGGTAAATCCGGGTACGGATGGCGGAATCAGCTTAAGGGGTACCCTGGCAGCAATGATAGGCAGTTCTGCAATAGCAAGTATTTTACTGATTCAGCCTGATTCAAACAGTTTACATATTTTTATTGCTATTGCAGCAGCTGGATTTCTTGGTTCTGTTGCAGATTCCTATCTTGGCGCTTATTTACAAACAAAAAATGTACATCGCTTCAGGCCAGATCGATTAATTGAACGCGATGCCATGTTTAAAAACTGTTTTGTCAATTGGCTGGCTACAGGAATTGGCGGCATGTTAACTCTCATAACTATTAAAATCATAACTCTATGA
- a CDS encoding dicarboxylate/amino acid:cation symporter: protein MKWYRKLHWQIIIGMVLGLIWGLFSSIVGLNEFTSDYIRPFGDIFITLLKLIAVPLVLASLVVGVSNLNDMSQLSRMGGKTIAIYLITTTLAITIGLGVVNIMQPGKALPEETRTSLMESYGGSVEGRDEAAQELLDRSPLDFFVDIVPENFFEAASDNANMLQVVFIAILIGIGIVQIPIQKGQVLINVFESLNDVIIKIVDLIMKTAPYGVFALMAVVIVDLAGDDLSQALTLLSALGWYTLAVVFGLFLHVMIVYSSLFKIFSQMKLKDFFKAIQPAVLLGFSTSSSAATLPVTMERVENNLGVDEEVSSFVLPVGATINMDGTSLYQAVAAVFIAQALGMDLSIAQQLTIVLTATLASIGAAGVPGAGIIMLVIVLQTIQVPIEGIALILGVDRILDMVRTAVNVTGDAAVAVAVAHTEGKLGALHFDDEDL from the coding sequence ATGAAGTGGTATAGAAAACTACATTGGCAAATAATAATCGGTATGGTACTTGGCCTTATTTGGGGGCTTTTTTCCAGTATAGTTGGGTTAAATGAATTTACCAGCGATTATATACGGCCATTTGGTGATATTTTTATAACTCTTCTGAAGTTGATTGCCGTACCTCTTGTACTTGCTTCTTTAGTTGTTGGAGTTTCCAATTTAAATGATATGAGTCAGCTTTCCCGAATGGGAGGGAAGACGATTGCCATTTATTTGATTACCACAACTTTAGCCATTACAATCGGTCTTGGGGTGGTCAACATTATGCAGCCCGGAAAAGCGCTACCTGAGGAGACAAGAACCAGTCTGATGGAAAGCTATGGCGGATCAGTAGAGGGAAGAGATGAAGCCGCACAAGAACTCCTGGATCGTAGTCCCCTCGATTTCTTTGTAGACATTGTGCCTGAAAACTTTTTTGAAGCCGCTTCTGACAACGCAAATATGCTTCAGGTGGTTTTTATTGCCATTCTGATTGGAATAGGTATTGTTCAAATCCCAATTCAAAAGGGTCAGGTACTGATTAACGTCTTCGAGTCTTTAAATGATGTGATCATCAAAATAGTCGACCTGATTATGAAAACAGCACCTTACGGTGTATTTGCACTGATGGCTGTTGTGATTGTGGATCTAGCGGGAGACGACTTGAGCCAGGCGCTCACGCTTCTCAGCGCGCTCGGTTGGTACACGCTTGCTGTTGTCTTTGGCCTGTTTCTTCATGTGATGATTGTTTATTCAAGCCTTTTTAAAATATTTAGTCAGATGAAACTCAAAGACTTCTTCAAGGCAATTCAGCCGGCTGTTCTCTTAGGTTTCAGTACAAGTTCAAGTGCAGCTACGCTTCCGGTTACCATGGAGAGAGTAGAGAATAACCTCGGAGTAGATGAGGAAGTCTCCAGTTTTGTTCTCCCTGTGGGAGCTACAATTAACATGGACGGAACCAGCCTTTATCAGGCAGTGGCAGCTGTATTTATTGCACAGGCACTGGGAATGGATCTTTCGATTGCTCAGCAGTTAACGATTGTTTTGACTGCAACATTGGCGTCAATAGGAGCGGCCGGAGTACCGGGGGCAGGAATTATCATGCTGGTTATCGTATTGCAAACCATTCAGGTGCCGATAGAGGGAATAGCACTTATTTTAGGTGTCGATCGTATTTTGGATATGGTTAGAACAGCCGTGAATGTGACAGGGGATGCAGCTGTTGCAGTAGCTGTTGCTCATACTGAAGGAAAGTTAGGGGCTTTGCACTTTGATGATGAAGACCTTTAA
- a CDS encoding tetratricopeptide repeat protein, which translates to MTLLVYFLTLFTFMTGTPDSSLSKSYDEKLEEGIEAFYNTEWEKAETIFTQLMSENPNDPQPHFFSSMMPFWEYFFIDQNEELATEFLDRSETAVELSEKRLDNSPNDTTMVLLLSGLHGYRSLVAAGESNYRVAVRSGMTGFSYTRKLLSLDTDRPDARIGRGMFYYMMGSVPSELKWATNIAGLRGDIDQGFEELKIAAESESYVSNDANMLLMYLYNKEERYEEALYYADLLTDQLPKNVIFKFKKAEILESSGNKKDARELFAEINEMNHPDLPLLTKKSRIKVEELTDLTQIY; encoded by the coding sequence ATGACGCTGCTTGTTTATTTTTTAACGCTCTTTACATTTATGACGGGTACGCCGGACTCGTCCTTGTCCAAATCATATGATGAAAAATTAGAGGAGGGGATCGAAGCATTTTACAACACCGAATGGGAAAAAGCTGAAACAATTTTCACACAGCTAATGAGTGAAAACCCTAATGATCCACAGCCACACTTTTTCTCCTCAATGATGCCTTTTTGGGAGTATTTTTTTATTGATCAGAATGAAGAGCTTGCCACTGAATTTCTGGATCGGTCTGAAACTGCTGTGGAGCTTAGTGAAAAGCGGTTAGACAACTCACCCAATGATACTACCATGGTGTTACTGCTGAGCGGTTTACATGGTTACAGAAGTTTGGTTGCAGCTGGTGAAAGTAATTACAGAGTGGCTGTTCGTAGCGGTATGACCGGGTTCAGTTACACACGCAAACTTTTATCTCTGGATACAGATCGCCCGGATGCAAGAATTGGCAGGGGTATGTTTTACTACATGATGGGCAGTGTTCCATCAGAATTAAAGTGGGCTACAAATATTGCAGGTCTTCGCGGTGATATAGATCAGGGTTTTGAAGAATTAAAAATTGCTGCAGAGAGTGAGAGCTATGTGAGTAATGACGCCAATATGTTGTTGATGTATCTTTATAATAAAGAAGAGAGATATGAAGAAGCTTTGTACTACGCCGATCTTCTTACCGATCAGCTTCCTAAAAATGTGATTTTTAAATTTAAAAAAGCAGAAATTTTAGAAAGCTCCGGCAATAAAAAGGATGCGAGAGAGTTATTTGCAGAGATTAATGAAATGAATCATCCGGATCTTCCATTGCTTACAAAAAAGAGCAGGATAAAGGTTGAGGAGCTCACAGATTTAACACAAATTTATTAG